A genomic stretch from Sulfobacillus thermosulfidooxidans includes:
- a CDS encoding aconitase X swivel domain-containing protein, with translation MVNAVNNSKEFSCHKISGGRAEAPCIISPDDICFYLCDPKTGIVLEEGHALKGRSLADKIVIFPSGKGSSVVQTDGLFQLAMNGNAPKAIIVQYPDTVLVASCIILDIPMVDRVDPAFYHWIESGVTLHLDADRERIRVMAP, from the coding sequence ATGGTAAACGCAGTGAACAATTCAAAAGAGTTTTCTTGCCACAAAATTTCTGGTGGGAGAGCCGAGGCTCCTTGCATTATTTCTCCCGATGATATCTGTTTTTACCTCTGCGATCCCAAAACAGGCATCGTCTTAGAAGAAGGTCATGCCTTGAAAGGCCGCAGTCTCGCTGACAAAATCGTCATTTTCCCCAGTGGCAAGGGTAGCTCAGTGGTTCAAACCGACGGACTCTTCCAGTTAGCGATGAATGGGAATGCTCCCAAAGCTATTATCGTGCAATACCCCGACACAGTACTTGTGGCCAGTTGTATTATTCTAGATATTCCGATGGTCGACCGCGTCGATCCCGCCTTTTACCACTGGATCGAGTCAGGCGTAACACTCCACCTCGATGCCGATAGGGAAAGAATCCGCGTGATGGCGCCTTGA
- a CDS encoding FAD-binding oxidoreductase: protein MTSSISAEQKSKIMQALLPIVGQDALIAQSDALTSYRYDATGQAGHPDLVVLPSSTSALRQVLKILESFSSLPIIVRGSGTNLCGGTVPKTGGVVIALTRLQSWLYHDLRNRYIVVESGLLTASVNHRLNPLGYHYGPDPGSYHISTIGGNVAENAGGIHGVSYGVTTQHVLQMHIYIGNKGLLTPTIHDFRTTLDITGLLVGSEGTLAIVDTVILNILPQWPHIATMLIIFSTLPEAVDTALGVLAAAVSVSALELMDEASLKVIQPLMKDMDFGKAQAALLIDIHSSPARLFQESMYLKEITKKYGALKVLLAETATESRSWWEGRRAQYGAAARLAPRLWVQDVAVPLSQLKSLFRRIEEIQSSYAMPIITVAHAGDGNLHPDIPYDPTSATEVSRAHAMVDAILQEAVALGGTISGEHGIGHDKLPYLGLMYGDEEQHVFAAIKQCFDPDWRLNPGIAVYRTALKDLQYPLISSPTSSISQKSSSLWQPGNLNELQEMIYTASRSHLTLTVQGAGHWQNILQCEDTRMIQPISLCAFSSIHELDPESLSITVGAGIPNAELTDFLASYHLQHALVSGHPQGTTGGLVSRNNRSWHHSYQFGWRDTLLAISVIDGQGRHLKFGSKAIKDVAGYDVKKLFIGSWGALGIITSLTFKLETIPKTLLWGTFRAKTLQQLLNIAIDLGSHAYRPEAIFIKRWSFTDPELVIRILGPHCPEMRRLAEQLALSYQADLTWQQSEFQDDLDIQRENNIRNAWQQHGYCYEGGVWPTDLLNLIPVIGDRLFTLFPVSGAYEIYGQLPFSRVLPGLHRVWHPNNHWSLTYPTWHPYVQGLKEIFDPKQIFAVPWTVSL from the coding sequence GTGACATCATCTATTTCGGCAGAACAAAAAAGCAAGATTATGCAAGCGCTCTTGCCCATCGTCGGCCAAGATGCTCTCATCGCTCAGTCAGATGCCCTAACTTCCTACCGGTATGATGCGACGGGACAGGCGGGACATCCGGACTTGGTAGTGTTGCCCTCCTCAACTAGCGCCTTAAGGCAGGTTCTCAAAATCCTCGAATCTTTTTCATCCCTTCCTATCATCGTTCGCGGTTCGGGAACGAACTTGTGCGGTGGCACGGTCCCCAAAACCGGTGGTGTTGTCATTGCCCTGACCCGCCTTCAGAGTTGGCTCTATCACGATCTTAGAAACCGCTATATTGTCGTGGAATCCGGTCTCTTAACCGCATCAGTGAACCACCGCCTAAATCCTTTAGGCTATCATTATGGACCAGATCCCGGCAGTTATCATATCTCCACAATTGGCGGCAACGTAGCCGAAAATGCCGGAGGCATTCATGGCGTCTCCTATGGCGTGACCACCCAACATGTGTTGCAAATGCATATCTATATCGGCAATAAGGGCCTCTTGACGCCCACTATTCACGACTTCCGAACCACGCTTGATATCACTGGATTACTGGTTGGCTCCGAAGGCACATTAGCTATAGTCGATACAGTTATTTTAAATATTTTGCCGCAATGGCCTCATATAGCGACGATGCTTATCATATTTTCAACCCTACCTGAGGCCGTGGATACAGCTTTGGGTGTTTTAGCTGCTGCTGTTTCTGTAAGCGCTTTAGAACTTATGGACGAGGCTTCCCTTAAGGTGATTCAACCTCTCATGAAAGACATGGATTTTGGGAAGGCTCAGGCCGCATTGCTCATCGACATCCACTCGTCGCCGGCACGCTTATTTCAAGAGTCGATGTACCTCAAAGAAATTACTAAGAAGTATGGGGCTCTAAAGGTTCTCCTCGCTGAAACAGCGACCGAATCACGTTCATGGTGGGAAGGACGGCGGGCGCAATATGGTGCGGCGGCGCGTCTGGCTCCTCGACTATGGGTACAAGATGTAGCCGTACCTCTGTCCCAACTCAAATCATTGTTCCGACGTATTGAGGAGATTCAATCATCTTATGCCATGCCCATCATTACCGTCGCTCATGCAGGCGATGGGAACCTTCATCCGGACATTCCCTACGATCCGACATCCGCCACAGAAGTCAGTCGTGCTCACGCGATGGTCGACGCTATTCTCCAAGAAGCCGTCGCTTTAGGCGGAACCATATCCGGTGAACATGGCATAGGCCATGACAAACTTCCCTATTTAGGGCTTATGTATGGAGATGAGGAGCAACATGTTTTTGCCGCCATTAAACAGTGTTTTGATCCAGACTGGCGTTTAAATCCTGGTATTGCCGTGTACAGAACGGCCCTGAAAGACCTTCAATATCCACTAATCAGTTCTCCCACTTCTTCGATATCGCAAAAGTCCTCTAGTTTGTGGCAGCCCGGTAATCTTAACGAACTTCAAGAGATGATATATACAGCATCTCGTTCACATCTCACGCTGACAGTTCAAGGTGCCGGACACTGGCAAAATATCTTGCAGTGTGAAGACACCAGGATGATTCAACCCATATCTTTGTGCGCTTTTAGTTCCATCCATGAATTGGACCCGGAGAGTTTATCCATCACGGTGGGTGCTGGAATACCCAATGCTGAATTAACCGACTTTCTCGCATCTTATCATCTTCAGCATGCGCTAGTCAGCGGCCATCCTCAAGGTACTACCGGGGGTCTAGTCAGCCGCAATAATAGGTCATGGCACCATAGCTATCAATTTGGATGGCGCGACACCCTTTTGGCGATATCGGTTATCGACGGACAAGGGCGTCATCTCAAATTCGGCAGCAAAGCTATCAAGGACGTAGCCGGATACGACGTCAAAAAATTGTTTATCGGTTCTTGGGGAGCGTTAGGAATCATCACCTCATTAACATTCAAACTTGAGACGATACCAAAAACCTTGTTATGGGGCACCTTTCGGGCAAAAACCCTTCAACAATTGCTAAACATCGCAATCGATTTGGGTTCTCATGCGTACCGGCCTGAAGCTATATTCATAAAACGCTGGTCCTTTACGGATCCCGAACTGGTGATTCGAATCTTAGGCCCTCACTGTCCTGAAATGAGGAGGCTGGCAGAACAATTGGCCCTGTCCTATCAAGCCGATCTGACGTGGCAACAATCGGAGTTCCAGGACGACCTTGATATACAGCGAGAGAACAATATTCGTAATGCATGGCAACAACATGGCTATTGCTATGAAGGTGGGGTCTGGCCCACCGATCTGCTCAACCTCATTCCTGTAATAGGCGACCGTTTGTTCACTTTGTTTCCTGTCTCAGGAGCTTATGAAATTTATGGCCAACTTCCCTTTTCTCGGGTGCTGCCAGGTCTTCACCGGGTGTGGCATCCCAACAATCATTGGAGTCTAACCTATCCCACCTGGCACCCTTATGTCCAGGGTCTCAAAGAAATCTTTGATCCCAAACAAATCTTTGCTGTCCCGTGGACTGTAAGCCTATAG
- the hutI gene encoding imidazolonepropionase, with translation MYYLIIHGTVYPVTTPRAPRRGGELGSQSIVADGAIVIKDGLIQALGPTEDILQAYRSPDQIFDAQGRIVIPGFVDCHTHLPFAGWRADEYRSRLLGQSYQNLGRGEGGIARSSRQLNIQSDEQVLTFTESLTREMLSTGTTAFEMKSGYGLSVQGELRQLALIQRLKSRLDQRITATGLFLHALPQEYTADNWVDVVIDELLPAAHERQLVDAVDVFIESTAFTPEQAQRFLHAAQRLNLILRVHSDQFSHMGGTALALALGARGIDHLDHLTSEDVAAFGDSRSVAVLLPAATYSMNHQPFPPARDLIEHNAAIAIASDFNPGTAPISHMPLIISLAVHLFGLTPEEALSATTINPAYVLGIEQEVGSIEVGKRADLLILDTDQLESIPYRAGHNPIYQGFVKGKQIR, from the coding sequence ATGTATTATCTCATTATTCACGGAACTGTTTATCCGGTGACCACTCCCCGTGCGCCCCGGCGCGGAGGAGAACTAGGCTCTCAGTCTATTGTGGCTGATGGGGCCATCGTGATTAAAGACGGCCTTATACAGGCGCTCGGGCCCACCGAGGATATTCTCCAGGCTTATCGGTCCCCAGACCAGATTTTTGATGCCCAAGGCCGTATTGTCATCCCCGGTTTTGTAGACTGTCACACCCATTTACCCTTTGCGGGTTGGCGGGCCGATGAATACCGTAGTCGTCTCTTAGGCCAATCCTATCAAAATCTCGGACGTGGTGAAGGAGGCATTGCCCGGTCTAGTCGCCAATTAAATATCCAGAGCGATGAGCAGGTACTCACCTTTACGGAATCGTTGACACGGGAGATGTTATCGACCGGTACGACTGCATTTGAAATGAAGAGTGGATATGGACTCAGCGTCCAAGGGGAACTTCGCCAGCTCGCTCTTATTCAGCGTTTAAAGTCCCGCCTCGATCAGCGTATCACAGCCACCGGCTTGTTCCTTCACGCGCTCCCTCAAGAATACACCGCAGACAACTGGGTCGATGTCGTCATTGATGAGCTTCTTCCTGCCGCTCATGAAAGACAACTGGTTGACGCTGTCGACGTGTTTATCGAGTCGACAGCTTTTACGCCTGAACAGGCTCAGAGATTTTTACACGCCGCGCAACGTCTCAATTTGATTCTTCGGGTGCATAGTGACCAATTTTCTCACATGGGAGGAACCGCGTTGGCTCTCGCGCTTGGTGCCCGGGGCATTGATCATTTGGATCATCTGACGTCAGAAGATGTTGCGGCATTTGGTGATTCGCGGTCAGTTGCCGTGCTCTTACCTGCTGCTACGTATAGCATGAATCATCAGCCCTTTCCTCCAGCACGGGACTTAATCGAACACAACGCAGCCATTGCTATCGCCTCTGATTTTAATCCTGGGACAGCGCCGATTTCTCACATGCCCCTCATTATATCGTTAGCAGTCCATCTTTTTGGTCTCACACCGGAAGAAGCCTTAAGCGCAACCACTATAAATCCGGCCTATGTGTTAGGGATAGAACAAGAAGTCGGTTCAATAGAAGTGGGAAAACGTGCCGATCTTCTCATTTTAGACACTGATCAACTAGAAAGCATTCCATACAGAGCCGGACATAATCCAATTTATCAGGGTTTTGTAAAAGGAAAACAAATTCGGTAA
- a CDS encoding GtrA family protein — protein MRNILMINDHVQVNSPIGKRLLKYIVSGTISAVCAWISSVILFHFLSINFIYSQGIGFIVGLFINFPLSRRWAFRNRYAQIGRQFGIFASIASIGLGINELSLYLLAGILHWNVAVSMAVSLGVAFIWNFTLNNFVTFGLLKN, from the coding sequence ATGAGGAATATATTGATGATAAATGACCACGTCCAGGTTAATTCTCCAATCGGAAAAAGGTTATTGAAATACATTGTTAGCGGTACGATATCGGCAGTATGTGCGTGGATAAGTAGTGTGATATTGTTTCATTTTTTGTCCATAAATTTTATTTATAGTCAGGGTATCGGCTTTATTGTCGGGTTATTCATTAATTTTCCTCTTAGTCGCCGGTGGGCATTTCGAAATCGATATGCTCAAATCGGTCGTCAGTTTGGCATCTTCGCATCTATTGCGAGTATTGGATTGGGCATTAACGAGCTAAGTTTATATTTATTAGCTGGAATTCTTCATTGGAATGTAGCGGTAAGTATGGCAGTTAGTCTTGGCGTAGCTTTTATCTGGAATTTTACATTAAATAACTTTGTAACGTTTGGATTATTGAAGAATTGA
- a CDS encoding NAD(P)/FAD-dependent oxidoreductase, whose product MRVIVIGAGPAGLMAAYELALHGVKVVVFEQDPQYVGGISRTVDYGNYRFDIGGHRFFSKSQEINNFWFDMLGDNLLKRQRISRIYYDGKFYDYPLKASNAFRNMGLMNTTLCITDYVKSRMSRRKQFVTFEDWVIYHFGRRLYEMFFKTYTEKVWGMKCNEISADWAAQRIKGLNLWNAIKTSLFPNSAKDDQIIKTLINEFYYPKLGPGMLWEKVASEAKKLGAEVFMGHKVTKVMHNSGFITSVEAKNLNGQVVRFTVDKVISTMPLRSLVMALDPSPTLMTIKAAESLKYRDFLTVALIIDLPDLFPDNWIYIHEPSVKVGRIQNFGNWSPHMVPNPKTSCLGLEYFCSEGDHLWSMEDRDLLQFAEQEIRKLGLLGLGKVVDGKVVRVRKAYPVYDDFYENNVQEIVSELASTCSNLQVAGRNGMHRYNNQDHAMMTGLLAARNILGASYDLWAVNGDAIYLEETGEERLVPRQINI is encoded by the coding sequence ATGAGAGTTATTGTTATCGGTGCCGGTCCGGCGGGGTTAATGGCCGCGTATGAATTGGCACTTCACGGAGTAAAGGTTGTTGTTTTTGAGCAAGATCCTCAATATGTTGGAGGGATTTCGCGCACTGTAGACTATGGAAATTATCGATTTGATATAGGTGGTCACCGTTTTTTTTCCAAGAGCCAGGAAATAAATAATTTCTGGTTTGATATGTTAGGTGATAATCTGTTGAAGCGGCAACGGATATCTAGAATTTACTACGACGGAAAATTTTATGATTATCCTTTGAAAGCGAGCAATGCATTCCGAAATATGGGACTGATGAATACAACACTATGCATTACTGACTATGTTAAATCCAGAATGTCACGGCGAAAGCAGTTCGTAACTTTTGAAGACTGGGTTATATATCATTTCGGTAGACGATTATATGAAATGTTTTTTAAAACTTACACTGAAAAGGTGTGGGGTATGAAATGCAATGAAATTAGCGCAGACTGGGCAGCCCAACGTATTAAAGGCTTGAATCTATGGAATGCCATAAAAACTTCCCTTTTCCCAAATTCGGCGAAGGATGACCAAATAATCAAAACCTTGATTAACGAATTTTATTATCCAAAACTTGGACCAGGTATGTTGTGGGAAAAAGTCGCATCTGAAGCGAAAAAACTTGGGGCCGAAGTTTTCATGGGACACAAAGTGACCAAAGTAATGCATAATTCTGGATTTATCACAAGTGTTGAAGCAAAGAATTTAAATGGTCAAGTTGTTCGGTTCACAGTCGATAAAGTAATATCCACCATGCCACTTCGTTCGCTAGTTATGGCACTAGATCCGTCACCAACATTAATGACTATAAAAGCCGCTGAATCGTTAAAATATAGAGATTTTCTAACTGTTGCATTAATAATCGATTTGCCAGACTTGTTTCCCGATAATTGGATTTATATCCATGAACCGTCTGTTAAGGTCGGGCGTATTCAAAATTTTGGGAATTGGAGTCCACACATGGTTCCGAATCCGAAGACGTCGTGTCTAGGATTGGAATATTTTTGTTCAGAGGGGGATCATTTATGGAGTATGGAAGATAGGGACTTGTTGCAATTTGCCGAACAAGAAATACGGAAATTAGGATTATTAGGATTGGGGAAAGTGGTGGATGGAAAAGTTGTACGTGTCCGAAAGGCCTATCCTGTATATGACGATTTCTATGAGAATAATGTCCAAGAAATTGTAAGTGAATTAGCAAGTACGTGTTCAAATCTGCAAGTAGCTGGTCGAAATGGGATGCATCGTTACAATAATCAGGATCATGCAATGATGACAGGATTATTGGCTGCACGGAATATATTAGGAGCTAGTTACGATTTGTGGGCAGTTAACGGAGACGCAATATATTTGGAAGAGACAGGAGAAGAACGGTTAGTACCAAGGCAAATTAATATATGA
- a CDS encoding DUF2079 domain-containing protein: MSYVLLGIAIVLFCSFQVFVSVHKYLNLEATTMDLGYAEQTMWKISHGDWWAFSSVFQTPALAVDGSLWIYPLAYGFRFLGGAYFLFVVQALGTAIAAWGLYRIAYLRGLSKWQSTFVSVTFLLYPAIIGGSQFDFHPDFVALPFIIWAYYFYRANNKILYYVFLVSAILAKNVVLISIGGWGIGLIFWERRIKDGIVAIFLSLLILVVEFKWILPTYFPGANESLVLSLYGYLGHTLFGVITGLFQHFSLVLTHLSHDGVYAFLIFAPVLAIVFFGSASVMATLSLFIFNGISSFAAQQAINDQYQVILSGWVFLALIEALLRFKARRSLFIFGTFLSTMILESIFMVIVIVPEITVNNNYVAQVKKAISHIPMTDVIYTQNHLGLWAYRYPVVGIATDQAPGRLLDTLPTLWKEANPKAKNVPTAIIARSPVRPYLADVIYNAVRNGYRITYYQDHLFILNGSRRFSVPKPSPDVWGWEPTGRSWVVPLWTQGVITGGINWRNYDVEIPQGKPGPIIENLWLILYPGQYKITLNCSAISSTKKERVGVLQIGKARIPITSVSTSMYLNIRHVKIVSVSILTNGHYEFEVRKLVIYYRSFHHN, encoded by the coding sequence TTGTCATATGTTCTCCTTGGCATTGCTATTGTGTTGTTTTGCAGTTTTCAAGTTTTCGTGTCAGTACACAAATATTTAAATTTGGAAGCAACCACGATGGACTTGGGATATGCAGAACAAACAATGTGGAAAATTTCCCATGGAGATTGGTGGGCCTTCTCTTCCGTATTTCAGACCCCCGCTTTGGCTGTGGACGGCTCATTATGGATTTATCCTTTGGCTTACGGTTTTCGGTTTTTGGGAGGAGCATACTTTTTATTTGTTGTGCAGGCGTTAGGAACGGCGATAGCTGCTTGGGGGTTATACCGAATTGCTTATTTACGAGGATTGTCCAAATGGCAGTCGACTTTTGTCAGTGTGACATTTTTGCTATATCCAGCAATTATCGGTGGAAGTCAATTCGATTTTCATCCGGATTTTGTGGCCTTGCCATTTATCATATGGGCCTATTATTTTTATCGAGCTAACAACAAAATTCTGTACTATGTATTTTTAGTGTCGGCTATTTTGGCAAAGAATGTCGTCTTAATTTCCATAGGAGGTTGGGGAATTGGCCTAATTTTCTGGGAACGCCGGATAAAAGATGGCATCGTTGCTATTTTTCTCAGCCTCTTAATTTTAGTGGTGGAATTTAAGTGGATTCTGCCTACGTACTTTCCGGGAGCTAACGAATCTCTCGTTTTAAGTCTCTACGGATATTTAGGGCACACCCTCTTTGGAGTTATTACTGGTTTATTTCAACATTTTTCGTTGGTCTTGACACATCTGTCCCATGATGGTGTTTATGCTTTCTTAATATTTGCTCCTGTCTTAGCGATTGTGTTTTTTGGCTCGGCTAGTGTAATGGCAACACTGTCGCTGTTTATTTTCAACGGAATATCTTCTTTTGCCGCTCAACAAGCTATCAATGATCAATATCAAGTGATTTTATCAGGTTGGGTTTTCTTAGCGTTAATTGAGGCACTTTTGCGATTCAAGGCTCGTCGAAGTTTATTCATTTTTGGCACTTTTTTATCGACAATGATTTTAGAATCAATCTTTATGGTGATCGTCATTGTTCCCGAGATAACTGTTAACAATAATTATGTGGCTCAGGTCAAGAAAGCCATTAGTCATATTCCTATGACTGATGTAATTTATACGCAAAATCATTTAGGCCTGTGGGCTTATCGCTATCCGGTGGTGGGAATTGCAACCGATCAAGCTCCTGGTCGTCTTCTGGATACGCTGCCGACATTGTGGAAAGAGGCAAATCCGAAGGCAAAGAATGTACCAACTGCCATCATCGCGCGAAGTCCTGTAAGACCCTACTTAGCGGATGTTATATATAACGCTGTTCGCAACGGATATCGCATTACCTATTACCAAGATCATTTGTTTATTTTAAACGGATCTCGGCGATTTTCGGTCCCAAAGCCATCTCCAGATGTATGGGGATGGGAACCGACAGGTAGGTCTTGGGTCGTTCCCTTGTGGACGCAGGGTGTGATAACGGGTGGCATTAATTGGCGTAATTATGATGTTGAGATACCTCAAGGGAAACCGGGACCAATCATAGAAAACCTTTGGTTAATACTGTATCCGGGTCAATACAAAATAACTTTAAATTGCTCAGCCATTTCATCCACAAAGAAAGAACGTGTTGGAGTCCTACAAATCGGCAAAGCCAGAATCCCTATAACCTCGGTATCAACATCAATGTACTTAAATATTCGACACGTAAAAATTGTATCGGTTTCGATTTTAACTAATGGACATTATGAGTTTGAGGTCAGAAAGCTTGTAATTTATTATCGTTCATTTCATCACAATTGA
- a CDS encoding VOC family protein has translation MERPRIQHVDHIAVRVSEPEALAEFFTNVLGLERKGTSTRALFSLPGGITIAVFPIGANQGGISERTTSLVPDHIAITVDDFAAMKAFLESKGYEFDGDMMIAPGGLCLQFVE, from the coding sequence ATGGAGCGTCCACGAATTCAGCACGTTGATCATATTGCGGTCCGTGTTTCCGAACCTGAGGCTTTGGCTGAATTCTTCACCAACGTGTTGGGACTTGAACGCAAAGGCACATCGACGCGTGCGCTATTTTCCCTTCCTGGCGGCATCACCATTGCCGTCTTCCCTATCGGGGCCAACCAGGGAGGAATAAGCGAACGTACAACTTCATTGGTCCCCGACCATATTGCGATTACGGTGGATGATTTTGCCGCAATGAAAGCATTTTTAGAGTCGAAAGGTTATGAATTTGATGGGGATATGATGATCGCTCCCGGAGGATTATGTCTTCAATTTGTCGAGTAA
- the cas2 gene encoding CRISPR-associated endonuclease Cas2, translating to MFVILVYDAGVKRDPKILKTCRKYLNWIQNSVFEGELTEGKFKKLQHELRDIINAQEDYIVIYVLSSQRYNSRITLGKPKVEEGFIL from the coding sequence GTGTTTGTGATTTTAGTCTACGATGCGGGCGTAAAACGAGATCCCAAGATTCTTAAAACATGTCGGAAATATTTAAACTGGATTCAGAATTCTGTGTTTGAAGGAGAATTGACCGAAGGCAAATTCAAAAAGTTACAACATGAACTGAGAGACATCATAAATGCCCAAGAGGATTACATTGTCATTTATGTCTTATCAAGCCAACGTTATAATTCTCGCATCACGTTAGGAAAGCCCAAAGTCGAAGAAGGATTCATTCTTTGA
- the cas1b gene encoding type I-B CRISPR-associated endonuclease Cas1b: protein MERMVNVFSNGVFRRKGNTILFESDKGNRYLPVESVREIIVHGEVDFNKRFLEFLSEKEITMHYFNHYGYYMGTFYPREHYNSGFMTLKQAEFYLDPQKRLELAQAFVWGAAQNITKVLRYYSNRGKDVMGSLEQIERLAALVESTNKIPELMALEGNMRELYYQNFDVILTGSGFTFQKRSRRPPTNQLNALISFGNSLMYSIVLAEIYKTHLDPRIGYLHTTNDRRFSLHLDIAEIFKPIIVDRLIFTLISKRMITLKDFGRLEGGIVMSEKARKIFVEGFDERLRQVIRQRKIRRMVSYRRLIRMEVYKLEKHFLGDEPYEPFVAQW from the coding sequence ATGGAGCGCATGGTGAATGTCTTTTCTAATGGGGTATTCCGGCGCAAAGGCAACACCATTCTATTTGAAAGTGACAAAGGTAATCGCTATTTACCTGTCGAGTCTGTGCGGGAAATTATTGTGCATGGGGAAGTGGATTTTAATAAACGATTTCTCGAATTCCTTTCGGAAAAAGAAATCACCATGCATTATTTTAATCATTATGGCTATTATATGGGAACCTTTTATCCGCGCGAGCATTACAATTCCGGATTTATGACGTTAAAGCAAGCGGAGTTCTATCTCGACCCCCAAAAGCGGCTTGAACTTGCCCAAGCTTTCGTTTGGGGAGCTGCGCAAAATATCACGAAAGTTCTTCGCTATTATTCTAACCGAGGCAAGGATGTGATGGGTTCCCTTGAGCAAATCGAACGATTGGCGGCTCTGGTCGAGTCGACGAACAAAATTCCTGAGTTAATGGCTCTAGAAGGCAATATGCGCGAACTGTATTATCAAAATTTTGATGTAATCTTGACTGGTTCAGGATTTACCTTTCAAAAACGCAGTCGGAGACCCCCGACGAATCAACTCAATGCTCTCATAAGCTTTGGGAATTCGTTGATGTATAGTATTGTGCTGGCTGAAATCTATAAAACGCATCTCGATCCCCGCATTGGATATCTTCATACCACCAACGATCGGCGATTTTCTTTGCATCTAGATATTGCTGAGATTTTTAAACCAATAATCGTCGACCGTTTAATTTTTACGCTCATTTCCAAGCGGATGATAACGCTTAAGGATTTTGGTCGCTTGGAGGGAGGTATCGTGATGTCTGAAAAGGCACGAAAGATATTTGTTGAAGGATTCGATGAACGTTTGCGGCAAGTGATCCGTCAGAGAAAAATTCGACGGATGGTTTCTTACCGACGATTAATCCGCATGGAAGTATACAAATTGGAAAAACACTTTTTGGGTGACGAGCCTTATGAACCCTTTGTCGCACAGTGGTAA
- the cas4 gene encoding CRISPR-associated protein Cas4: protein MSEEDTMIPTPLPHIGGTLIWYYMICHRELWLMAHALNPDEDDPNIEYGRFLHERAYAREGNEVELENSKMDRVIERDGHIIVVEIKKSSSAIDSARTQLVHYLMELEERGISAQGELRFPEERRKEIVILDDAWRERLRNIKEEIVQITAEPKPPPAKRVSWCSRCGYVEFCWS, encoded by the coding sequence ATGAGTGAGGAAGATACAATGATTCCCACTCCCTTACCCCATATCGGTGGTACCTTGATTTGGTATTACATGATTTGCCATCGTGAACTCTGGCTCATGGCTCACGCGTTGAATCCTGATGAAGATGATCCCAACATTGAATACGGGCGATTTCTTCACGAACGGGCTTATGCCCGTGAAGGTAATGAAGTGGAATTGGAAAATTCCAAGATGGACCGGGTCATTGAACGCGATGGTCACATCATTGTTGTTGAAATCAAGAAGAGCTCTTCTGCTATTGACAGTGCCCGAACGCAGTTAGTGCATTATCTCATGGAGCTTGAAGAACGGGGAATTAGCGCCCAAGGAGAGCTTCGATTTCCTGAAGAACGGCGCAAGGAAATTGTGATTTTGGACGATGCATGGCGCGAACGCTTGCGAAATATTAAAGAGGAAATTGTACAGATTACAGCAGAACCGAAACCGCCGCCAGCAAAAAGAGTGTCATGGTGTTCACGTTGTGGATATGTGGAATTTTGCTGGAGTTAA